A region from the Methylocella sp. genome encodes:
- the polA gene encoding DNA polymerase I — MSFPQKPVQAGDHVFLVDGSSFVFRAYFQSIRQDAKYNYRSDGLPTGAVRLFCTKLFQFVREGAAGIKPTHLAIIFDKSENSFRKEIYPPYKGNRSEPPEDLIPQFPLMRAAVRAFGLLPVEQDRFEADDLIATYARAARERGADVLIISADKDLMQLIEPGVSMYDPASGEAGAKGSREERRIGVEEVLTYFGVSPDKVIDVQALAGDSTDNVPGARGIGLKTAAQLISEYGDLDTLLARAGEIKQPKRREILTDPESVALIRTSKQLVSLVCDVPLETPLDDFMLAAPEGKTLVAFFKALEFTTITKRAAEAYAIEAALIEPDPAFAGQAGWRGRNGVALSASSEATEAPPSNESAVVQGPKRNARYGEQAPQKIIATGPGNLAAARAAAARADKFDIKSYETITSFERLEAYIAEAIEAGAVSIDTETSSLDAMQADLIGISMCATPGRACYIPLRHKGEGAGDLFGGGEVLPGQLPIAEVLARSKPLLEAPNVLKIAQNMKFDRLIFSQRGIDVSPAEDTLLISYVLDAGRTDHGMDVLSEKYLGHKPIQFGEVAGSGRTFVGFARVPIDKATEYSAEDADVALRLWRVLKPRLPAEHMTSVYETLERPMIEVLTRMERRGISIDRAILSRLSGEFAQDMARLEAAIFELAGQSFNLGSPKQLGDILYGKMGLSGAKKTATGAWSTAAGVLEDLAEQGNELAARILDWRQLSKLKSTYTDALPSFVNPSTGRVHTSYALAATTTGRLSSSDPNLQNIPVRNEAGRKIRKAFIAAPGHKLVSADYSQIELRLLAHIADIPQLKAAFAEGLDIHAMTASEMFGVAIEGMPSDVRRRAKAINFGIIYGISAFGLANQLAIPREEAGAYIKRYFERFPNIRAYMDATKKTARENGYVTTIFGRKCHYPRITASNPSERAFNERAAINAPIQGSAADIIRRAMVRMDAALERAKLSAQMLLQVHDELVFEVPDAEVEATIAVVRRVMVEAPHPVLQLSVPLQVDAKAAQNWDEAH, encoded by the coding sequence ATGTCGTTTCCTCAAAAACCCGTCCAGGCGGGAGACCATGTTTTCCTGGTCGACGGATCCTCCTTCGTATTTCGCGCCTATTTTCAGTCGATCCGGCAGGACGCAAAATATAATTATCGCTCCGACGGCTTGCCGACCGGAGCCGTTCGGCTGTTCTGCACAAAACTGTTTCAATTCGTGCGCGAGGGCGCGGCCGGGATCAAGCCGACCCATCTCGCGATTATTTTCGATAAATCCGAGAACTCTTTCCGCAAAGAGATCTATCCGCCCTACAAAGGCAATCGGTCCGAGCCGCCCGAAGATCTAATCCCGCAATTCCCCTTGATGCGAGCCGCCGTGCGCGCCTTTGGTCTTTTGCCCGTCGAGCAGGACCGCTTTGAGGCCGACGATCTCATCGCCACCTATGCCCGCGCCGCGCGCGAACGCGGCGCCGACGTTTTGATCATCTCCGCCGACAAGGATCTGATGCAGCTCATCGAGCCGGGAGTCTCGATGTATGATCCGGCCTCCGGGGAAGCCGGCGCGAAGGGCTCGCGCGAAGAGCGCCGCATTGGCGTCGAGGAGGTGTTGACCTATTTCGGCGTCTCTCCCGACAAAGTGATCGACGTGCAGGCGCTGGCCGGAGACTCGACGGATAATGTCCCCGGCGCGCGAGGCATAGGTCTCAAGACCGCAGCGCAGCTCATCAGCGAATATGGCGACCTCGACACGCTGCTCGCCCGTGCGGGCGAAATCAAACAGCCAAAGCGCCGCGAAATTCTCACCGATCCAGAGAGCGTCGCGCTAATCAGAACCTCAAAGCAGCTCGTCTCCCTCGTCTGCGACGTTCCGCTCGAGACGCCGCTCGACGATTTCATGCTTGCGGCTCCCGAAGGCAAAACATTGGTCGCCTTCTTCAAGGCGCTGGAATTCACCACCATCACGAAGCGGGCGGCGGAGGCCTACGCGATCGAGGCGGCCTTGATTGAGCCTGATCCCGCTTTCGCAGGGCAAGCCGGCTGGCGCGGCCGCAACGGCGTTGCGCTATCGGCCTCAAGCGAAGCCACCGAGGCGCCCCCATCGAACGAAAGCGCAGTCGTGCAAGGTCCAAAGCGCAACGCCCGTTATGGCGAGCAAGCGCCGCAAAAAATCATCGCCACAGGGCCTGGCAATCTCGCCGCCGCGCGGGCCGCGGCGGCGCGCGCGGACAAATTCGACATCAAAAGCTATGAGACCATCACAAGCTTCGAACGGCTCGAGGCTTATATCGCGGAGGCGATCGAAGCCGGCGCCGTCTCGATCGACACCGAGACCTCCTCGCTCGACGCCATGCAAGCCGATCTCATCGGCATATCCATGTGCGCGACGCCGGGCCGCGCTTGCTACATTCCGTTGCGCCACAAGGGCGAAGGAGCAGGCGATCTTTTCGGCGGCGGCGAAGTCTTGCCGGGCCAATTGCCGATTGCCGAGGTTCTGGCGCGGTCGAAGCCGCTGCTCGAGGCTCCCAATGTCTTGAAGATCGCGCAGAACATGAAATTCGACCGGCTGATTTTTTCGCAACGCGGCATCGACGTTTCGCCGGCGGAAGACACGCTGCTGATCTCCTACGTTCTCGACGCCGGCCGCACCGATCACGGAATGGACGTCCTCTCCGAGAAATACCTCGGGCACAAGCCGATCCAATTCGGCGAGGTCGCGGGCTCCGGGCGCACCTTCGTCGGATTCGCCCGCGTCCCCATCGACAAAGCGACCGAATATTCGGCGGAAGACGCCGACGTCGCTCTGCGGCTCTGGCGCGTGTTGAAGCCGCGCCTGCCGGCCGAACATATGACCTCCGTCTACGAGACGCTGGAGCGCCCGATGATCGAGGTTTTGACGCGCATGGAGCGGCGCGGCATTTCCATCGATCGCGCCATTCTCTCGCGACTCTCAGGCGAATTCGCGCAGGATATGGCGCGGTTGGAAGCGGCGATTTTCGAGCTGGCCGGCCAAAGCTTCAACCTTGGCTCGCCGAAACAACTGGGCGACATTTTATACGGCAAAATGGGTCTCTCCGGCGCCAAAAAAACCGCGACGGGAGCCTGGTCGACAGCGGCCGGAGTGCTCGAAGATCTCGCGGAACAAGGCAATGAGCTCGCCGCGCGCATCCTTGATTGGCGCCAGCTCTCCAAACTGAAATCGACCTATACCGACGCCTTGCCCAGTTTCGTCAATCCCTCGACGGGGCGCGTGCACACCTCATACGCCTTGGCGGCGACGACCACCGGGCGGCTCTCCTCTTCTGATCCGAATTTGCAGAATATTCCGGTGCGCAACGAGGCGGGACGCAAGATCCGCAAGGCTTTCATCGCCGCGCCGGGCCACAAGCTCGTTTCGGCGGATTATTCGCAGATCGAGTTGCGGCTGCTCGCCCATATCGCCGATATCCCGCAGTTGAAGGCGGCTTTCGCCGAGGGTCTCGACATTCATGCGATGACCGCATCGGAAATGTTTGGCGTCGCGATCGAGGGCATGCCCTCCGATGTGCGCCGCCGCGCCAAGGCGATCAATTTCGGCATCATCTACGGCATCTCGGCCTTTGGCCTCGCCAATCAGCTGGCTATTCCGCGCGAGGAGGCCGGCGCTTACATCAAACGATATTTCGAGCGCTTTCCCAACATTCGCGCCTATATGGACGCAACAAAGAAGACCGCGCGAGAAAACGGCTATGTCACGACGATTTTCGGCCGCAAATGCCACTATCCGCGCATTACCGCCTCAAATCCTTCGGAGCGCGCTTTCAACGAGCGCGCCGCGATCAACGCCCCAATCCAGGGCTCGGCCGCCGACATCATCCGCCGCGCGATGGTGCGGATGGATGCGGCGCTGGAGCGGGCGAAGCTTTCGGCGCAAATGCTGTTGCAGGTTCACGACGAGCTTGTGTTCGAGGTTCCCGATGCTGAAGTCGAGGCGACTATCGCAGTGGTGCGCAGGGTAATGGTCGAGGCGCCGCATCCTGTGTTGCAGCTCTCCGTCCCCTTGCAGGTCGACGCCAAGGCCGCGCAGAACTGGGACGAGGCGCATTAG
- a CDS encoding HWE histidine kinase domain-containing protein, with protein sequence MLVKLLKDMDFEAIFKNLPTPSMVMDVNFVIVAMNEAYLRVMSRDRESLIGVEVFTAFPAEGESRRMLQESFERVRDKAVVDVIPVLPYAIPGKDGFEQRSWSYTHAPILGEDGKVAFVLQNAQDISNLSQTRQLLDLPKVETQSLKDAVYPRIEMIQVLNQTLLATAHHLQRLFMQAANFMCVLHGPDHVFDIANLAFRELVGDRDLLGKAACEAVPELESQNYIRILDDVFSSGEAFVSRKMRVLLQSSEGKIEEHFLDIVCQPILGAKGEVSGVFIEGSDVTDHVRAEQRQALLIRELHHRVRNTLATVQGVMNTTAKSSATIEEFQEAFAGRIASMAKTHAVMTEELDQSVSFAHLLNQELSHYCDNGGLRIHLAGPAVDLPSQIAVPLGMAVHELTTNAAKYGALAGEEGRIDITWSLTDTPNGSALLCEWNETDGPTVKPPSREGFGSVLLKRVLSQQIGAEVKVAFEPEGFRLRMVVPLRSDR encoded by the coding sequence ATGTTGGTGAAGTTGCTCAAGGACATGGATTTCGAGGCAATTTTCAAGAACCTTCCCACTCCCTCTATGGTGATGGACGTGAATTTCGTGATCGTCGCCATGAACGAAGCCTATTTGAGGGTGATGTCGCGGGATCGGGAAAGCCTTATTGGCGTCGAGGTCTTCACCGCATTTCCCGCTGAAGGCGAAAGTCGCAGGATGTTGCAGGAGTCGTTCGAGCGCGTCCGCGACAAAGCCGTCGTTGACGTGATTCCCGTGCTGCCATACGCCATTCCCGGTAAGGACGGGTTCGAGCAGCGATCCTGGAGCTATACCCACGCGCCGATTCTCGGCGAGGACGGAAAGGTCGCCTTTGTGCTCCAGAATGCGCAAGACATCTCAAATCTGTCGCAGACGCGTCAATTGCTTGATTTGCCAAAAGTCGAGACGCAGTCGCTCAAAGACGCGGTTTATCCCCGAATCGAAATGATTCAGGTCTTAAACCAGACGCTTTTGGCTACTGCGCATCATCTGCAACGTTTGTTCATGCAGGCGGCCAATTTCATGTGCGTTTTGCATGGGCCGGATCATGTGTTCGACATCGCGAACCTCGCTTTTCGCGAGCTGGTCGGCGATCGCGATCTCCTAGGCAAGGCCGCGTGCGAGGCTGTTCCCGAGCTTGAAAGCCAGAATTACATTCGAATTCTGGACGACGTCTTCAGCAGCGGCGAAGCCTTCGTCAGCCGCAAGATGCGGGTGCTTTTGCAAAGCAGCGAAGGCAAGATCGAAGAGCATTTTCTCGATATCGTTTGTCAGCCGATCCTCGGGGCCAAGGGCGAGGTCAGCGGGGTCTTCATCGAGGGGAGCGACGTCACGGATCATGTGCGGGCCGAGCAACGGCAGGCGCTTCTCATTCGCGAGTTGCACCATCGCGTCAGAAACACGCTGGCGACCGTGCAAGGGGTGATGAACACGACCGCAAAGAGCTCCGCGACCATCGAGGAATTCCAGGAAGCCTTCGCCGGGCGCATCGCTTCAATGGCGAAGACTCATGCGGTCATGACGGAGGAGCTGGATCAGTCAGTTTCATTCGCGCATTTGCTGAATCAGGAGCTCAGCCATTATTGCGACAATGGCGGCCTTCGCATTCACCTTGCCGGGCCGGCCGTCGATCTGCCGTCGCAGATCGCGGTTCCGCTTGGCATGGCCGTTCACGAACTCACCACCAACGCCGCCAAATACGGCGCATTGGCCGGAGAGGAAGGGCGAATCGACATCACATGGAGTCTGACCGACACTCCAAATGGCTCAGCGCTGCTGTGCGAATGGAATGAGACGGACGGTCCGACCGTCAAGCCGCCCTCGCGCGAGGGGTTCGGTTCGGTGCTGCTCAAGCGGGTGCTGTCGCAGCAGATCGGAGCCGAGGTGAAAGTCGCGTTCGAACCGGAAGGATTCCGGTTGCGGATGGTCGTCCCTCTGCGTTCAGACCGGTAG
- a CDS encoding Spy/CpxP family protein refolding chaperone produces the protein METPVRNRYYGVRCHWRTTMNSRLHLLMIALLGSGLSLAAFNADAQQPPPGAPPSPPAGMEKHGGPMGGSMQMGGPTGGAVHEHFSPADRAAFFDAHLAGLHAGLQLTPDQEKLWPAVETALRNGAKSAQARHEKMRTEPRPADAVAWLRRLSENDLAKGETLKALADAAAPFYASLAEEQKHRLPFLLHGIKPHGLAAHSFAGANDDDEDEDADEHGNGPHEEGEGHPDGHHYHE, from the coding sequence ATGGAAACGCCCGTCCGCAATCGCTATTATGGCGTCCGCTGTCATTGGAGAACCACCATGAATTCGCGCTTGCACCTTTTGATGATCGCGCTGCTCGGCTCCGGCCTCTCCTTGGCCGCGTTCAATGCAGACGCGCAACAACCGCCGCCAGGCGCCCCCCCATCCCCGCCCGCTGGCATGGAAAAACACGGCGGCCCGATGGGCGGCTCCATGCAGATGGGCGGTCCCACGGGCGGCGCTGTGCATGAGCATTTCTCGCCCGCCGACCGCGCGGCCTTCTTCGACGCGCATCTCGCCGGACTGCATGCTGGATTGCAGTTGACTCCCGATCAGGAAAAGCTCTGGCCGGCCGTCGAAACGGCGTTGCGCAATGGCGCAAAGAGCGCCCAGGCGCGACATGAGAAAATGCGCACGGAGCCTCGCCCCGCCGATGCGGTCGCTTGGCTGCGTCGGTTGAGCGAGAACGATTTGGCGAAGGGCGAGACGCTCAAAGCCCTCGCCGACGCCGCCGCTCCTTTCTACGCGTCATTGGCAGAAGAGCAGAAACATCGGCTGCCTTTCCTCTTGCACGGCATCAAGCCGCACGGTCTCGCCGCTCATTCTTTTGCCGGCGCGAACGATGACGACGAAGATGAAGACGCCGACGAGCATGGCAATGGCCCGCACGAAGAAGGCGAAGGGCATCCGGACGGTCATCACTACCACGAGTAG